The Camelina sativa cultivar DH55 chromosome 14, Cs, whole genome shotgun sequence genome includes a window with the following:
- the LOC104743065 gene encoding NAC domain-containing protein 86-like codes for MEPMSLPPGFRFHPTDEELVAYYLDRKVNGRAIELEIIPEVDLYKCEPWDLPEKSFLPGNDMEWYFYSTRDKKYPNGSRTNRATRAGYWKATGKDRTVESKKIKMGMKKTLVYYRGRAPHGLRTNWVMHEYRLTNAPSSSLKESYALCRVFKKNIQIPKRKGEEQDAEEESTSIGKHEEEEKEIKKWRKFDGNIEDESLKRASAETSSSELTQGVLVDEANSSSIFALHFSSSLLDDHDTLFSNYTHQHQLPYHPPLQLQDFPQLSMNEADIMSTVQQDFQCRDSMNGTLDEIFFSSATFPASL; via the exons ATGGAGCCCATGAGTTTGCCTCCAGGATTCAGGTTTCATCCCACAGATGAAGAGCTAGTTGCGTACTATCTCGATAGGAAGGTCAACGGCCGAGCCATTGAGCTCGAGATCATCCCAGAAGTTGATCTCTATAAATGCGAGCCATGGGACTTGCCTG AAAAGTCATTTTTGCCGGGGAACGACATGGAATGGTACTTTTATAGCACAAGGGATAAGAAGTATCCCAATGGGTCAAGGACAAACCGTGCCACCCGAGCGGGTTATTGGAAGGCCACAGGGAAAGACCGTACAGTAGAatcaaagaagataaagatggGAATGAAGAAGACCCTGGTTTATTATAGAGGAAGGGCTCCTCATGGACTTCGTACTAATTGGGTGATGCATGAATATCGTCTCACCAACGCTCCTTCCTCCTCCTTGAAG GAGTCGTATGCATTGTGCCGAGTGTTTAAGAAGAACATACAAATTccaaagagaaaaggagaagaacaagacgCAGAAGAAGAGAGCACCAGTATAGGAaaacatgaggaagaagagaaggagatcaagaaGTGGAGAAAATTTGATGGTAATATTGAAGACGAGAGCTTGAAAAGAGCATCCGCGGAGACATCTTCATCAGAGCTCACTCAAGGGGTCCTTGTAGACGAAGCAAACAGCTCATCTATTTTTGCACTTCatttctcatcttctcttctcgACGATCATGATACTCTTTTCTCAAACTATACTCATCAGCATCAGCTTCCATACCATCCCCCTCTTCAACTCCAAGACTTCCCTCAGCTTTCTATGAACGAAGCAGATATTATGTCGACAGTCCAACAAGACTTTCAATGCAGAGACTCTATGAACGGGACGCTTGAcgaaatctttttttcttccgcCACTTTCCCCGCTTCCCTTTGA